The following proteins are encoded in a genomic region of Opitutaceae bacterium:
- a CDS encoding cytochrome C oxidase subunit IV family protein: MEHATHAPFAADGQHHPSKFHIFVQIAMILAAITGVEIVLVYLPLAKWLIIGSLAVLSLVKFLLVIFYFMHLKWDKAFCTVLFFIGLILGGGTLWALLLLFSAESSLPPVDEISSLITLYAHNLA, translated from the coding sequence ATGGAACACGCCACCCACGCTCCGTTTGCTGCCGACGGGCAGCACCATCCCAGCAAGTTCCACATCTTCGTTCAGATCGCAATGATCCTCGCGGCGATCACGGGCGTGGAAATTGTACTCGTGTACCTCCCGCTCGCCAAGTGGCTGATCATCGGGAGCCTCGCGGTCCTCTCGCTCGTGAAGTTTCTCCTGGTCATCTTTTACTTCATGCACCTCAAGTGGGACAAAGCGTTCTGCACCGTCCTGTTCTTCATCGGACTCATTCTTGGCGGTGGAACACTTTGGGCACTCCTCCTGCTGTTCTCAGCGGAATCGAGCCTGCCTCCGGTGGACGAGATCTCCTCCCTCATCACCCTTTACGCGCACAACCTGGCCTAA
- a CDS encoding heme-copper oxidase subunit III, whose translation MSSHAASGHIDHHHDHTTSTGIPNKKLFMWAFLASDCMFFGTLISTHLIYRLHPPPGSPDPKSIFSIELTSFSTFILLMSSLLMALAVNACQKGRVESTRKNLLGTIFFGLIFLACQVYEFSHFVHEKGLTLSNSTFGSTFYTLTGTHGCHVAIGVLWLILMYIRSFKPADADEGRPWIGKAVVHLLVFLVTIVASMSAMMSYTHIAAEHGWGAVGTFLSHHPISTAVTLAGVIALWALGRDKSTAEFGEANAIDVESMGLYWHFVDIVWIVIFTAVYLLEYV comes from the coding sequence ATGAGCAGCCACGCCGCCTCCGGTCATATCGACCATCACCACGACCACACGACGTCGACCGGCATTCCGAACAAGAAGCTCTTCATGTGGGCTTTCCTGGCCTCGGATTGCATGTTCTTCGGCACGCTGATTTCGACGCACCTCATCTATCGGCTGCACCCGCCCCCGGGCTCGCCCGATCCGAAGAGCATTTTCAGCATCGAACTCACCTCGTTCTCGACCTTCATCCTCCTGATGTCGTCGCTCCTCATGGCACTTGCCGTGAATGCCTGCCAGAAGGGTCGCGTCGAAAGCACCCGGAAGAATCTCCTCGGAACGATCTTCTTCGGCCTGATCTTCCTCGCCTGCCAGGTGTATGAGTTTTCGCACTTCGTGCACGAGAAAGGGCTGACGCTGAGCAACAGCACCTTTGGTTCGACGTTCTACACGCTCACGGGAACCCACGGTTGCCACGTCGCAATCGGCGTCCTCTGGCTCATCTTGATGTACATCCGCAGCTTCAAGCCCGCGGATGCCGACGAAGGCCGCCCCTGGATCGGCAAGGCTGTCGTTCATCTGCTCGTGTTTTTGGTGACGATCGTCGCCTCGATGAGCGCCATGATGTCGTACACGCATATTGCCGCCGAGCACGGCTGGGGCGCTGTCGGCACCTTCCTTTCGCACCACCCAATCTCCACCGCCGTGACCCTCGCCGGAGTCATCGCCCTTTGGGCACTGGGCCGCGACAAGTCCACGGCCGAGTTTGGCGAAGCCAACGCCATCGATGTCGAGTCAATGGGTCTCTACTGGCACTTCGTCGACATCGTCTGGATCGTGATCTTCACCGCTGTCTATCTTCTCGAATACGTCTGA
- the ctaD gene encoding cytochrome c oxidase subunit I encodes MDAAAQSQSLGHHAPVADRRPWYFTRPTAKTGLVSWLTTVDHKRIGLLYGISALIFFLIGGLEALLIRIQLAVPNNTFISHQFYNELFTMHATTMIFLAVMPLSAAFFNYIMPLQIGARDVAFPRLNGFAFWVFLSGAIILNVGWFVKSGAPDIGWFGYAPLTSLQYSTQFKGDASTDLWIMGLQVLGVSSVVGSLNFIVTIINMRAPGMTMMRLPVFTWMTLVTAFLIILSFPAITIALVELMMDRTFGTGFFEVSKGGLPILWQHLFWIFGHPEVYILILPAMGVISEVIPTFSRKPLFGYPIIVFSGATIGLLGFGVWSHHMFTTGMGTMATAAFALATMAIAVPTGVKMFNWIGTMWGGHIMTRTPMMFALGFLWMFMMGGFSGIMHSAAPADAQQQDSYFVVAHFHYVLIGGAVFALLAGIHYWFPLMFGRKVSEFWGKLSFWVIFVGFNVTFFPMHFLGLNGMPRRTAVYDGNMGWNSANLVATIGAFILAVGIGIYFVVILYTYFKGQKSGRDPWDGRTLEWAIAHPPAEHNFDTIPVVRARDPFFHEKHLAKDKPPAPPAEPHGIHMPSQSWFPIITALGLLVAALFYSYHHFTGAIAGGVLLFLGVYGWSHEGPGGYHIHLDEHSGDDSSHKAH; translated from the coding sequence ATGGACGCAGCCGCCCAAAGTCAGTCCCTCGGCCATCACGCTCCCGTCGCCGATCGTCGCCCCTGGTACTTCACGCGACCGACCGCCAAGACGGGCCTCGTGAGTTGGCTCACCACCGTCGACCACAAGCGCATCGGCCTTCTGTATGGCATCTCCGCACTGATCTTCTTTCTGATCGGTGGTCTGGAGGCCCTCCTCATCCGCATTCAGCTCGCGGTGCCGAACAACACGTTCATTTCGCACCAGTTCTACAACGAGCTGTTCACGATGCACGCGACGACGATGATCTTCCTCGCCGTCATGCCGCTGTCGGCCGCGTTCTTCAATTACATCATGCCTCTCCAGATTGGCGCGCGCGACGTGGCATTCCCTCGCCTCAACGGTTTCGCCTTCTGGGTCTTCCTGTCCGGCGCCATCATCCTGAACGTCGGCTGGTTTGTGAAATCGGGCGCACCCGACATCGGCTGGTTCGGCTACGCGCCGCTGACGAGCCTCCAGTACTCGACCCAGTTCAAGGGCGACGCATCGACTGACTTGTGGATCATGGGCCTTCAGGTGCTCGGCGTTTCCTCCGTCGTTGGCTCGCTGAACTTCATCGTCACGATCATCAACATGCGTGCGCCAGGAATGACGATGATGCGCCTGCCTGTGTTCACGTGGATGACACTCGTGACCGCGTTCCTGATCATCCTTTCCTTCCCCGCGATCACAATTGCGCTGGTGGAATTAATGATGGACCGCACCTTCGGCACGGGATTCTTCGAAGTCTCCAAGGGTGGTCTCCCCATCCTCTGGCAGCACCTCTTCTGGATCTTTGGACACCCCGAGGTGTACATCCTCATTCTGCCCGCCATGGGCGTGATCTCCGAGGTAATCCCAACCTTCTCGCGCAAACCGCTCTTCGGCTACCCGATCATCGTCTTCTCGGGTGCGACCATCGGCCTCCTCGGCTTCGGCGTGTGGTCCCACCATATGTTCACCACCGGCATGGGCACGATGGCGACCGCTGCCTTCGCCCTGGCCACCATGGCGATCGCGGTGCCGACGGGCGTCAAGATGTTCAACTGGATCGGCACCATGTGGGGCGGTCACATTATGACCCGCACGCCGATGATGTTCGCGCTGGGCTTCCTCTGGATGTTCATGATGGGCGGCTTCTCGGGCATCATGCACTCGGCGGCGCCGGCGGACGCGCAGCAGCAGGACTCCTATTTCGTCGTCGCCCACTTCCACTACGTGCTGATCGGAGGCGCGGTCTTCGCCCTCCTCGCAGGCATCCACTACTGGTTCCCGCTGATGTTCGGTCGCAAGGTCAGCGAATTTTGGGGCAAGCTTTCCTTCTGGGTCATCTTCGTCGGCTTCAATGTGACGTTCTTCCCGATGCACTTCCTCGGCTTGAACGGCATGCCGCGCCGTACTGCCGTTTACGACGGCAACATGGGGTGGAACAGCGCCAATCTCGTCGCGACCATCGGTGCGTTCATCCTCGCGGTCGGTATCGGGATCTACTTCGTTGTTATCCTCTACACCTACTTCAAGGGCCAGAAGTCGGGACGCGACCCGTGGGATGGCCGCACGCTTGAGTGGGCAATCGCCCACCCGCCAGCGGAACACAACTTCGACACGATTCCCGTGGTGCGCGCACGCGATCCCTTCTTCCACGAGAAGCATCTCGCGAAGGACAAGCCACCGGCACCGCCCGCGGAGCCCCATGGCATCCACATGCCGAGCCAGTCGTGGTTCCCAATCATCACAGCCCTCGGGCTCCTGGTGGCGGCGCTCTTCTACTCGTACCACCACTTTACCGGTGCGATTGCCGGCGGAGTCCTCCTCTTCCTCGGCGTGTACGGCTGGTCGCACGAAGGCCCCGGCGGCTACCACATTCATCTCGATGAACACTCGGGCGATGATTCCTCACACAAGGCCCACTGA
- the coxB gene encoding cytochrome c oxidase subunit II, which yields MSVLRSPRTLPRRVLLTSAGLIVSLLAGGWIHGPQSTFDTHGPVARAQLEVFYVTLWVTGVIFVIVAGALTYATLKFKARTEADEHAEPPPQSHGNPLVELSLIVASVAALVVIAVPTLRAIWYTYDVPEEDKPNAYQINAMGFQWWFRFQYPSEEVESQGIKGKLTLANELVIPVGRPVRINLRTYDVIHSFWVPKLAGKVDMIPNRANHLWLLAEKPGYYWGQCAEYCGESHAVMRFRVVALEENEFKAWVEAQKRPAREATGQQADFATYDTTPKVRNTAGWSSGFDANPLENWKKQQEIPAQEDVALIAKGRQLFQEKTCISCHAVRGHFDGGNPSAPDLTHVGSRTTIAGGLLETNAANVHRWITDPNGVKPGNKMFVGLPLGGSTMPGYMLFDYEKGTLTPHIQVNDAEGRALTAYLLSLK from the coding sequence ATGTCCGTACTGCGTTCTCCTCGTACCCTCCCGCGCCGTGTCTTGCTCACGTCAGCCGGGTTGATCGTTTCCCTCCTTGCCGGCGGCTGGATCCACGGCCCCCAGAGCACTTTCGACACGCATGGCCCGGTGGCGCGCGCGCAGCTCGAGGTGTTCTACGTCACGCTCTGGGTGACGGGAGTCATCTTCGTGATCGTTGCCGGCGCCCTCACCTACGCGACGCTCAAGTTCAAGGCCCGCACCGAGGCGGACGAACACGCCGAGCCACCCCCGCAGAGTCACGGCAACCCGCTAGTTGAGCTCAGCCTCATCGTCGCCTCAGTCGCGGCGCTCGTGGTGATCGCGGTCCCCACCCTTCGCGCCATTTGGTACACCTACGACGTGCCCGAGGAGGACAAGCCCAACGCGTACCAGATCAACGCCATGGGCTTCCAGTGGTGGTTCCGTTTCCAATACCCGTCCGAGGAAGTGGAAAGCCAGGGAATCAAGGGCAAGCTCACGTTGGCCAACGAGCTGGTAATTCCCGTGGGTCGCCCCGTGCGCATCAACCTGCGCACTTACGATGTGATTCACAGCTTTTGGGTGCCGAAGCTGGCGGGCAAGGTGGACATGATCCCGAATCGCGCCAACCACCTGTGGCTGCTCGCGGAGAAGCCCGGTTATTACTGGGGCCAGTGCGCCGAATACTGCGGCGAGTCCCATGCCGTGATGCGTTTCCGCGTGGTCGCGCTTGAGGAGAATGAGTTCAAGGCGTGGGTGGAAGCTCAGAAGCGGCCCGCCCGCGAAGCCACCGGACAACAGGCCGATTTCGCCACCTACGACACCACCCCGAAGGTGCGCAACACCGCCGGGTGGTCTTCGGGCTTCGACGCCAACCCGCTCGAAAACTGGAAGAAGCAGCAGGAGATCCCCGCCCAGGAAGACGTCGCCCTGATCGCAAAGGGTCGCCAGCTCTTCCAGGAGAAGACCTGCATTTCCTGCCACGCGGTTCGCGGTCATTTTGATGGAGGCAATCCTTCAGCCCCCGACCTGACCCATGTGGGCAGTCGCACCACGATAGCGGGTGGTCTCCTCGAGACCAACGCGGCCAACGTCCATCGCTGGATCACCGACCCGAACGGGGTGAAGCCCGGAAACAAGATGTTTGTCGGCCTCCCGCTCGGTGGATCCACGATGCCTGGCTACATGCTCTTCGACTACGAGAAGGGGACCTTGACTCCTCACATCCAGGTGAATGACGCCGAAGGTCGCGCGCTCACCGCCTACCTGCTCAGCCTCAAGTAA
- a CDS encoding DUF420 domain-containing protein, whose product MNVQDIPALNACLNAAATLAITVGLVAIKTGHKELHRKCMLTSAGLSAVFLIGYVAHKILVRGVHTPFGGDGMIKGFYYGMLFTHVVLAMAIAWLVPKTFYFAIKGDWETHRRWAKWTMPIWLYVSVTGVLVYLFLYQWWPASA is encoded by the coding sequence ATGAATGTCCAAGACATCCCTGCGCTCAACGCCTGCCTGAACGCGGCCGCGACGCTCGCCATCACGGTCGGCTTGGTCGCGATCAAGACCGGCCACAAGGAACTGCATCGGAAGTGCATGCTTACGTCCGCCGGGCTGTCGGCTGTCTTCCTCATCGGCTACGTCGCCCATAAGATCCTCGTTCGCGGCGTACACACTCCCTTCGGAGGCGACGGCATGATCAAGGGGTTCTATTACGGGATGCTCTTCACCCACGTGGTGCTCGCGATGGCAATCGCGTGGCTAGTGCCCAAGACGTTCTATTTCGCGATCAAGGGCGATTGGGAAACCCACCGCCGCTGGGCCAAATGGACGATGCCCATCTGGCTCTATGTCTCCGTGACGGGGGTGCTTGTGTATCTCTTTTTGTACCAGTGGTGGCCGGCAAGTGCCTGA
- the cyoE gene encoding heme o synthase: MTATPQPRFADYLELTKPRLSMLSVATAVVGYFASRPVWDGRLFLWMLIGTCLSAAGVAALNQWMESDTDAKMRRTADRPIPAGRMPTGTAFILGWGSCAAGLASLYTQVNGFAALFALLTIISYLAVYTPAKRWSRFSTEIGAVAGAFPPLIGWAAAEGEGELGLILFLLLFFWQVPHFMAIAWIYRADYSAVHFPNLAVRDETGRKVARWSLLTTVAAVLAACMPTFCLGSGMVYFAVSLLLGAWFFSRAWVFDRAVRGATTSRTPEQHARRLFLASVSWLPLQLVWLVVDRVFRFP; encoded by the coding sequence ATGACAGCCACGCCCCAACCGCGGTTCGCGGACTACCTTGAGCTGACCAAGCCGCGCCTAAGCATGCTCTCCGTGGCGACCGCCGTCGTCGGCTACTTCGCGTCGCGGCCCGTCTGGGACGGCCGGCTTTTTCTCTGGATGCTGATCGGCACCTGCCTGAGTGCCGCAGGTGTCGCCGCCCTCAACCAGTGGATGGAGAGCGACACCGACGCAAAGATGCGTCGCACGGCCGACCGCCCCATCCCTGCGGGCCGCATGCCGACGGGTACCGCCTTCATTCTCGGCTGGGGCAGTTGCGCCGCGGGCCTCGCGAGCCTCTACACCCAGGTCAACGGCTTCGCTGCGCTGTTCGCGCTCCTGACCATCATTTCGTATCTCGCCGTGTACACGCCGGCGAAGCGCTGGTCGCGTTTCTCCACCGAGATTGGCGCCGTGGCGGGGGCGTTCCCGCCGTTGATTGGCTGGGCTGCGGCGGAAGGCGAAGGAGAACTCGGCCTCATCCTGTTCCTCCTGCTCTTCTTTTGGCAGGTGCCTCACTTCATGGCGATCGCGTGGATCTACCGCGCAGACTATTCGGCGGTTCACTTTCCCAACCTGGCCGTGCGGGACGAGACTGGACGCAAAGTCGCACGCTGGTCCTTGCTGACCACCGTTGCGGCTGTTCTCGCGGCTTGCATGCCGACCTTTTGCCTCGGGAGCGGAATGGTTTACTTCGCGGTGTCGCTCCTGCTGGGAGCCTGGTTTTTCTCGCGCGCTTGGGTGTTTGATCGGGCCGTTCGCGGCGCGACGACATCACGCACCCCGGAACAACACGCGCGCCGACTCTTCCTTGCCTCCGTCTCGTGGCTTCCGTTGCAATTGGTCTGGCTGGTGGTTGACCGCGTGTTTCGCTTTCCCTGA
- a CDS encoding COX15/CtaA family protein, with translation MSTPPSKTVHHPALAWFAAIGSVWVFVLVTLGAFTTSIGAGMAFADWPLSNGSINPEGWLSDIMMFAEHSHRLSGATMGLITIALAIWIQLRDPRRWLRRLAWAAVAIVVIQGLIGGLRVTLHEIPVPGFDMSLGEMLRVPHGVLAQVFVCLLFAIAASVSKTWIHAPVPSPDTGLERAAVLGASLVLLQLVIAVMMRHNHAGLAIPTFPLAVEGGLLPARWDFRVALAFAHRAMALVLLLALGYLVVRTFRSPASSPTLRTVAFSLAVLVGVQISLGALAIWTARDPYITTAHVLVGALVFATTFLLAWWLRRGRIEAWA, from the coding sequence GTGTCCACGCCGCCCTCCAAGACCGTCCATCACCCCGCCCTCGCCTGGTTTGCCGCCATTGGAAGCGTGTGGGTTTTTGTCCTGGTCACCCTCGGTGCGTTCACGACAAGTATCGGCGCCGGCATGGCGTTCGCTGACTGGCCCCTGTCGAACGGCTCGATCAATCCCGAAGGCTGGCTCTCGGACATCATGATGTTTGCCGAGCACTCCCACCGGCTTTCCGGCGCGACCATGGGCCTGATCACCATCGCCCTTGCGATCTGGATCCAGCTTCGCGACCCGAGGCGCTGGCTGAGGCGGCTCGCCTGGGCTGCAGTCGCGATCGTGGTCATCCAGGGCCTGATCGGCGGTTTGCGCGTCACCCTGCACGAGATTCCGGTGCCCGGGTTTGACATGTCCCTCGGAGAGATGCTTCGCGTGCCCCACGGCGTGCTGGCGCAGGTCTTTGTGTGCCTTCTATTCGCGATCGCCGCCTCGGTATCCAAAACATGGATACATGCGCCGGTGCCGTCCCCCGACACCGGCCTCGAGCGCGCCGCCGTTCTCGGCGCCTCGCTCGTGCTCCTGCAGCTCGTCATTGCCGTCATGATGCGGCACAACCATGCGGGCCTGGCGATCCCCACGTTTCCCCTTGCGGTCGAGGGCGGCCTTCTCCCCGCGCGCTGGGATTTCCGTGTGGCTCTGGCCTTTGCGCATCGGGCAATGGCCCTGGTGCTCCTGCTGGCGCTTGGCTACCTCGTCGTGCGCACCTTCCGGAGTCCTGCATCGAGCCCCACGCTCCGCACCGTCGCCTTCTCGCTGGCTGTGCTTGTCGGCGTGCAGATTTCCCTCGGGGCGCTCGCGATCTGGACGGCGCGCGACCCCTACATCACCACCGCCCACGTTCTGGTTGGCGCCCTCGTGTTTGCCACCACGTTCCTGCTCGCCTGGTGGCTCAGGCGCGGACGAATCGAGGCCTGGGCGTGA
- a CDS encoding SCO family protein, translating into MNLSPGKSLLVFLCFAFAASSIGCRRQASEGKEPAAAAEIRHPLRGEILEVHAEGNVLVVRHDEIPGYMPEMTMEFTASSGDVALAKPGQHIRAQLVQRGDDFSLEQIWPDDAAVSGRLDAAARELVQDTVSKGKGAYREVGEEIPTFTLLDQTGTVVESGRFRGKQVLFNFIFTRCPVATMCPASVAKFQTVQAQAKDLGVKNLELVSISLDPTYDTPGVLREYVLQRGIDTSNYTFLTGPESAIKSLLAQFGVHTDFSGKLVNHTLATVLVSPQGRIIHRADGSGWTVKEFVERLNRD; encoded by the coding sequence ATGAACCTGTCTCCCGGTAAATCCTTGTTGGTCTTTCTTTGCTTCGCCTTTGCTGCCAGCAGCATCGGTTGCAGGCGCCAGGCTTCCGAAGGCAAGGAGCCTGCCGCTGCGGCGGAGATCCGCCATCCATTGCGCGGGGAGATCCTGGAGGTGCACGCCGAGGGCAATGTCCTCGTGGTCAGGCATGACGAGATCCCGGGCTACATGCCTGAGATGACCATGGAATTCACCGCGAGCAGCGGCGACGTCGCGCTCGCGAAGCCCGGCCAGCACATCCGGGCTCAACTCGTGCAGCGCGGGGACGACTTCTCGCTCGAGCAAATCTGGCCGGACGACGCGGCGGTCTCGGGGAGGCTCGACGCGGCGGCCCGGGAACTCGTCCAGGACACGGTGAGCAAGGGAAAGGGCGCCTATCGTGAAGTGGGCGAGGAGATTCCGACGTTCACGCTGCTCGACCAGACCGGCACCGTGGTGGAGAGCGGGCGTTTCCGCGGCAAGCAGGTGCTCTTCAACTTCATCTTTACACGTTGTCCGGTCGCGACGATGTGTCCGGCGTCGGTCGCGAAATTCCAAACCGTCCAAGCCCAGGCGAAGGACCTTGGCGTCAAAAATCTTGAACTGGTCTCCATCAGTCTCGATCCCACCTATGACACCCCGGGCGTACTTCGCGAGTACGTCCTCCAGCGTGGAATCGACACTTCGAACTACACCTTCCTCACCGGACCTGAGTCGGCGATCAAGAGCCTGCTGGCGCAATTCGGCGTGCACACGGACTTCAGTGGCAAACTCGTCAACCACACACTCGCGACGGTCCTCGTCTCCCCGCAGGGTCGCATCATCCATCGCGCGGATGGCAGCGGATGGACGGTGAAGGAGTTTGTTGAGCGGCTCAATCGCGACTGA
- a CDS encoding cation-translocating P-type ATPase: MSEAAVQVPEPGLQADQRTLDRAWLRIGAGAVIAAQGMVFTFALNLGEEEAIDLPRAVVHGLLIASAFGSLAFLGGDLVRESVGALRARRVTVDLLFLVTLLGALVGSLMSTFRGVGEVYYEVVAILIVVHTLGRMLGARSRVAALRSVQQMRQEFSRCRVVRADGSEEIVPYTAVREGDQVRVLPSEKVPVDGTIVKGVSDVEESAMTGEWRPVRRGAGDSVQAGSHVLDGELVVKTRGGVRQVDQILEAVERAQLAPSRIQAQADRLTTLFLPLVLVAAVGTGVAWSFWAPWDVALFRAMAVLLVACPCAMGLATPVAIWGALASLARIGIIARSGDFVDQLAHVDTLFLDKTGTLSSGELRVGEWRWENPDDQMEIQRVVASLEAGLVHPIARALSSSLQGVGQVPVDGRALVPGEGVKGGVANVTWAVGSDSLGRGTPADARQGKWVHVFRDGAWKASAQIVEDWREGLPEALVEFRRQGLQVEVLSGDPQAREVLVLDLPVHAGLRPEDKVRRVKEARASGRRVLLVGDGINDAEAMSAATVAIAMVAGTDLARAASAAVHRGARIDNLPLAIELARRARTAVNRNLVFAFGYNVIGMAFAAFGWLHPVAAALLMVGSSAIVSVSALRAVRVEPSRR; this comes from the coding sequence GTGAGCGAAGCCGCTGTCCAGGTGCCTGAACCGGGACTGCAGGCAGACCAGCGCACACTTGACCGGGCGTGGTTGCGCATCGGGGCGGGCGCGGTGATCGCCGCTCAAGGGATGGTCTTCACGTTCGCCCTCAACCTGGGCGAGGAGGAGGCAATCGACCTGCCGCGTGCGGTCGTTCACGGGCTGCTGATAGCCTCGGCATTCGGGTCGCTGGCTTTTCTCGGAGGCGATCTCGTGCGCGAAAGCGTGGGGGCACTGCGCGCCCGACGAGTCACCGTGGACCTGCTTTTTCTCGTGACGCTTCTCGGCGCCTTGGTGGGCTCGCTGATGAGCACCTTTCGAGGCGTGGGCGAAGTCTATTATGAAGTCGTGGCCATCCTGATCGTCGTGCACACGCTTGGGCGCATGCTCGGCGCCCGCAGCCGCGTGGCGGCGTTGCGCTCGGTGCAGCAAATGCGGCAGGAATTCTCGCGTTGCCGGGTGGTGCGTGCGGACGGGAGCGAGGAAATCGTGCCTTACACGGCAGTACGCGAGGGCGATCAGGTGCGCGTTCTGCCGTCGGAGAAAGTGCCGGTCGACGGGACGATTGTGAAGGGCGTCAGTGATGTGGAGGAGTCTGCGATGACAGGAGAGTGGCGCCCGGTCCGCCGCGGCGCTGGGGATTCGGTGCAGGCGGGAAGCCACGTGCTCGACGGGGAATTGGTGGTAAAGACCCGGGGCGGCGTGAGGCAGGTGGACCAAATCCTCGAGGCGGTGGAGCGCGCCCAACTCGCCCCCTCACGCATTCAGGCACAGGCGGATCGGCTCACCACGCTCTTCCTCCCGCTGGTGTTGGTGGCTGCTGTCGGCACGGGCGTGGCCTGGTCGTTCTGGGCGCCGTGGGATGTCGCCCTGTTTCGGGCCATGGCTGTGTTGCTTGTGGCTTGCCCGTGTGCGATGGGGCTCGCGACGCCGGTCGCGATCTGGGGAGCACTCGCGAGTCTCGCGCGCATTGGCATCATCGCACGCTCCGGCGACTTCGTGGATCAACTCGCCCATGTCGATACGCTGTTCCTCGACAAGACCGGGACGCTCTCATCGGGCGAGCTCCGTGTCGGCGAATGGCGATGGGAGAATCCGGATGACCAGATGGAAATTCAAAGGGTTGTGGCGTCGCTCGAAGCCGGATTGGTGCACCCGATCGCACGCGCCCTCTCAAGTTCCTTGCAGGGAGTTGGGCAGGTCCCGGTCGATGGCCGCGCGCTTGTGCCGGGCGAGGGCGTGAAGGGGGGCGTTGCAAACGTCACCTGGGCGGTCGGAAGTGATTCGCTCGGACGGGGGACGCCCGCGGACGCTCGCCAGGGGAAATGGGTGCACGTATTTCGAGACGGCGCCTGGAAGGCCTCCGCGCAAATCGTGGAAGATTGGCGCGAGGGATTGCCTGAGGCCCTCGTTGAGTTTCGCAGGCAAGGGCTGCAGGTGGAGGTGTTGAGTGGTGATCCGCAGGCCAGGGAAGTGCTGGTCCTCGATCTGCCCGTGCATGCGGGGCTGCGCCCCGAGGACAAAGTCCGCAGAGTGAAGGAGGCGCGTGCCAGCGGCCGACGGGTCCTGCTGGTGGGGGACGGTATCAACGATGCCGAGGCGATGAGCGCCGCGACCGTCGCGATCGCGATGGTCGCGGGCACGGACCTCGCGCGCGCGGCCTCGGCGGCGGTGCATCGCGGTGCGCGCATCGACAACCTGCCCTTGGCCATCGAACTCGCCCGGCGTGCAAGAACAGCTGTAAACCGAAACCTGGTATTTGCTTTTGGATACAACGTGATCGGCATGGCCTTTGCAGCGTTCGGCTGGCTCCATCCCGTGGCAGCCGCACTTTTGATGGTGGGATCGAGCGCGATCGTGTCGGTCTCGGCCTTGCGTGCAGTTCGGGTGGAACCCTCGCGGCGCTAA